CCATCACTTTTAGTTCCTGCAATGAGGGCCTCAATTTTTCGAATTTTATCAGCAATATCCATAGATAAACCTAGATTTAAAGAGGACAAGTCTACGTAATTGCAAAATTAAATTCACGCACTCTCACCGCAAGGACACATTGCAAAATTAAATTCACGCACTCTCACCGCAAGGACACAGACCATCCCCTGTCATAGAGCAAAACAGCTTTGATGCGGTCACAAATCCGCTTATCCCTCTCCAGCTTGTGCTGAGAGATTAGTTTGGTACGTTGATCGTGCGATAAGAAATTCATGAGAACATTTTTGATGAATCAAGAATTTTTTGAAACTGAAATTTCCAACTCTTCATTGATGACCGGTATACATGAGATAAGCCTTCCATATGTCCTTCTTGTTGATGAAGATGGAATGTCCTTTTTGAACGGGGATTAAAAAATGACTTCCCACCTGGCGCACCTTTTTTTGGCAAGCCGAATTTTTGTATTAATAAACATTCTATTTCTTGATAAGTTTTATTTCCAAAAAAGTTTTTTGGACTTAAATTTAATGACACATTTTTAACTTGAGCTACTTGATGAAAGCTATTTAATTGTTTTTGTGTTCGGAAAATTCTTGATAAGCCTGCTATGGCATGGGGAGCTTGGGGGCGGATCTGATGAGGCCGGATGCTCCTGCGAGTAGAGATGCCGTTGTGAGGCTGCGGTCAGTCCAGAGTCTTGCTGATTTATAAGAAGCATTCTCAGCATCACTGAAATTTCCAACTCTTCAATTTATTTCGGTATATTTACTCAATACCGCCATATTAAGCTACTGCTATTCATCTTTTTCGATTAACTTTATCGATCTCGGATGAAACCCTTCTAAATCTTTTTCATCATATATACAAACAGTAATTTCCTTTTGATAATTGTCACTAGACAAATGTGCATGTTGTAATTTCGGTTTATCTATTAATTGACTTAAATAGCTTCGTAATTGAATAGCTTCTTCTTTGGTTAAAAAAACACTAATTGTATCCAATTTTCTATCAGATTCATCATCTAAAATTCTCAAATTAATATCTCCTATTTATGTGGAACATCGATTGGATATACTCGATTAATTTCTTTCCATTCACCATCTACAAAACACTCAAAATGCATATGAGGACTTTCATGAGGATAAGGTCGTTTGAAATCAAAACGAATTTTTTTCATTCCATCACTAGAAAGAAAAATAGAATCCCCTGCTTTATTTTTAATAAGCTGAGTGTTATTTCCCAACCAATTCGAAATTTGTTTTTCTAATTTGGTTATATTTTTTGGAATTTTAACAGAGGTTCCTCTTGCAGTATAGTGCAATAATCTTGTTGATAATATTCGAGATGACATCTTCATAAAACTAGCTATGGCATGGGGAGCTTGGGGGGCGGATCTGATGAGGCCGGATGCTCCTGCGAGTAGAGATGCCGTTGTGAGGCTGCGGTCAGTCCAGAGTCTTGCTGATTTATAAGAAGCATTCTCAGCATCGATGTTGAGTTTGAGAGTTAACCAGTGTTCTAATTGGGCTTCGCGGGACGTTTGTTTATCGGACAGCATCTCAATCATAGATAGTCTGCCTATTCCATCGTAGGACATGGATTCAGCACCGAGTCCTCCGACCATTGATTCAAAGCCATGAATGGTTTGAATTCCAAAATCTATGATACCGTGAGATACACCCTTTGAAATATGAAGGGCTTTTGAGTTATTTCTTGAGTCAAATCCCCGTGGTGAATACCCGTGCTCTTCTTGAAACTCGCGTTGAATTTCTATCTTTTTTTGTTCTTTGGTCATCTCTTTTTTTCGAGGATCGACATCTTCGGGGTCTAACCCCCATACATCATGTCCTGAGCGGGGATTATTATGCATAAATGCATAGGGATTTGGAATTTGATCTAATCCTTTGGGATCCGGATTAATAAAGCTACATAAAATTGGATCATAAAATCTTCTGCCAAAATTTGTGAGCTGAGTCGATTCTTCTCTTCGTTTGGACTGAAAAAGCCAAGGGCTTAAAGAAGACTCTTTGAGCTCATTTCCATCTACATCAAAAATAGATACTTCCCCAAATGCTGAATATAGATAGCTCTCTATAGGTTGATTATTTTCATCAATGAGCAATGCAATATTACCGGATAAATCATGAATTGGAAGATAGGTATTACCATGTATCTCAAATAAAACTGAAGCACCGATTTCTCCAAAAGGAGTTAAGCCTAAAATGCGAAGCTCTTTGATTTTTCCATGCTCGATTAAACCAATTTCATTTTGGCCATCATAGATAAATTGCTGAATGAGGGATGTATCATGATAGTCCACTCTTTTTTCAAAACAACGATGCATTGCATCATATTTATATTGGGTAGTCATTCCATCCATTGAAACTTTGACAAGACGATCTAAAGAATCATATTCATACGCAATCTGTTGACTTAGGCAACACTGAAGAGCGCGATTACCGTTAAGATCATAATCGAATTGCAATGGATCAAGATGTTTTAGCTGGTGGTTTTGACCAATGCGTGTTGCAATCCCGTCTTTCATTCTCAAAAGATGATGAGAATCAAATCGATATTGTTTTGGATAAGCCCCTTTTTCAGAAATAAGTTGGTTTAAGGCATCGTACTTATAACTCATTTCATATTTAGCATTCGGGAAAGCATAAGTTTCATTAGAAATAAGCCCTTCTCGATTAAAATGAGTAATATGATCCTCAAAGCATGAATAGACTAAATGGTTTTTACGACCCGCATCATCTAATTTATATTCAATGCTTCCCTCACCTAGCATCGGCTTTTCTTTCAATACAATGCCTGAGACATCAAATGTTTCATATGAATGCCTCTTGCCGTTGCGTAAGATTGAATGAAGTTCAAAGCCTCGGTATGTGTAGTCAATATAAGACTGATCGGGAAGTATCAATCTTTTTCGCCTTCCCACTTCATCAAATTTAGACCGGACTGTCAAACCATTGGGAAGATGTTCTTCAATTACATGATCCATATGATCATATGAAATATGATGTTCAGTGTTTTGGATTCGATCGAGAATTTTAATGACTCTACCCTTCGGATCATAGGCATAATGATAATCTATATCCCCTTTCGATGAAGTGAGTCTCTCTAATTGCCTAGAAGAATTATATGAATAGTTCAGCTCGACTCCGTTCATTTTTGTTATTTTTTTGATCAGATGATCAAAGGTATATTCTTTACGAGTTATTCGGCCATTTTGCCCTTCTTCTAAGCAGATCAAATTCCCAAAGCGATCGTATTTCCAAGAGGTTTCTATTTGATCTAAAACCTTTCCACTGCAAATAATTCGTGATCTCTGTTTGATTTTTCGATAGCCTTCATCATAGTCGAACTCTTCATAGAGTACAGGCTGTCCTGTGCTATCAAATTTTTCTAATTTTGAAAGCAAACCAACTTCATTAAATGACTCGATAGTTTTATTCCCATTAGCAGAAATTGTAATTGTTCTCTCCCATTGACTTGTTGGACTATGATGGATAACATCATAACGAATCCTTATTTTCTCTCCATTGGGATCAATTTTTTTGATCAATCGATTACGAGCATCATACTCGAATTGCTCCCGAAATGAACCGGCATTTGTAAAAGTGATTTTCTCTGCAATATTTCCAAAACCATCATATTTAAATTGATCATGTTCTCTGACTTGATCACCACATGTTTTTTTCTCTTCAATGATGCGCCCTAGATGATCATACCATTTCATATATGTGAGCAAAATCCCATCGGGAAACCGTGAAATTTCTTGATAAACCCTTCCGTTTGAATCGTAGACATATGAAGTGCATTGTCCTTCTCTTCTTTTTTCAATCATTCTTCCGGCAATATCATAAACATAGTGCGTAGATATACCTAGCTGATCGATTTCTTCTATGAGTAGTTCTCCTTCATATTTATAAAGAGTTTGATCAATAAGATTTCCATTTTGATCAATATGTCGTTTTTGAATCACGTGCTTATATGCATCGTAGTTATAAAGAATATGCGATTTGTCATAGAGGACTTCTTTTTCAACTGTTTGATCTAAATTATAGAAAGTCTGTTTTACAACACCGTCACTACGCCGTTCTTCAATGGCTTGTCCCAACGAATTATACCTCATCTCATCGCGATTTCCCCAGGGATCCACAATGTATTTAGGGCGTTTATAGGGATCAAAAATAACTTGTTCTATTTTTTGTCTTTTTTGATTTTGGGCTGTCGTAAATGGAGGATGAATAACTTTTGTTAAGTTATCAAAAGAATCATACTCATAAAAAGTCTCTCGTCCTAAATGATCGATTTCTTGAGTTTTACGAGATCGAAGATCATAAGAAAATTTCCGGCTTCTCTCTCCAAGTATTGTTTGCTCAACCTCTTCAACCATGCGATTGGCTCGATCATATGTTCGAATGAACTCAACTCTCTTTTGGACAAATACTTCCCTTACATTATTGTTATATAAGTCGAATTTTCTCTTGATTTCATGCCCTTGAGGATCAGTTTCATAGATCACATTTCCATGATCATCATATTTTTTCAATACAGTATATTGGTGCTGATCCTTTGAATCATAGACTGCTTCTGTTAAGACCCATCCTTCCGGTGAGTAGGTAAAAATTTTTCGACCTAAAAAAAGCCTCTTTCCTGTTTTGTCTTCAGCATATTCAGAAATAATGTGAGGCAATCCAAGCCCGGCTTGTATCCGGGTAGGTTCAATTTGACAGATTTTCCTGATGTGAATATTCGATTGATCATCTTGATTTAATCCCGACCCATCATCTTCAATCTTAAGAATTACAATATCTTCGGCACTATATTTTTGAAATAAGCGTTTAATGATTTTACCCTTAGAATCATATTGTAGATGGCTGGTAACAAGGTGCGTATCTCTAAGATAAGAAAATGTCTCTTTTTCTCCATTGGGATAAATACGCTCAATTAAGCGATTTGCTTTGGGGTCGTAATGATTAATGATTTTGAGTTGTTCAATCTTTGATGCGGGATAACCATTTTCATGAAACTGAACCCTGTCACTTACATGCCCTGAGAAATTTCCATACATCGTAAGCATTTTCACATTGCCTCGATGATCATAATCATAAACATGACTCAACTCTCCATTGTTTTTAGATCGGAGCTGTTTCAAATGATTATGATCAATCCAAGTAAATTGTTCTTCAAATGACAAGGCATCTGTGCCATTGATTTTCTTAAAATGAAAAATTTTATCTAAGGTAAAATGATTGGAATAATGATAACGATCTAGTCTACCATATGCATCTCTGACTTCGGTGACACCGGCTGATGCAGTATCCGAAAATCCTTCTCTTCGCAAATGATCATACCTAAATTGATAGGCTGTCTGAAGTTCTCCATTAGGACCAATAGGAGCTCTAAGGCCACTGACACGATTAGATACGTATTTCCCTTCACCTTTGCCATAATAATCAAACATGAGCACTCGCCCATTAAAAGATTCAATTCCTTCCGGCAAGTAATAAATATCTATTTCCTTATCTTTCGTATAATAATAGGCTTGTCTCGTTTGATAAGGAGAATGAATTCCTTCATGGAAGGATCCCAATCGATAATTATTAAATACAAATTGAAACTTCTTCCCCAAACTGTTGACGACTTCAAAGCCCATCTTTTTTATAAAGCCTTTCCTGTCAACGCCATGGTGGTAGTTGAAATTTACTTCGCCATACTTGTATTGGGTATTGCCACTATGGGATTCGATCCGGGATAATCGATAGTCGGGGCCCGGCCGATAGGTATAAGATAACATTGACCCATTGCGCAAATACTCTCTTTGTAATCTATAAGTGCGTGTATAGCGACCAACGCGCTGATAATAAGCTTTTCTTCCATCGCCATAAGTTACACTAAACTCATCACATTTGCCTAAGTGTTTGACCGAAATATTTAAAGGATTAGCTTCTCCGCTTGGCTCGCCATTGGTAGTGTTTGTCATTCCGTAGGTGGGCGTTAGGTTAAATATCGTATCTTCACCTATTTGACTCACTTCTCCATAAAAATCATACTTTGATCCTCTTTCATCCCAGAGACTAAAAACATCTCCATCGTTCTCAGATTGTACTCGTGCATATAAATAGGGCATGACATGTAATTCTCCATTGCCCATACATCTACGATAAGAAGTCAGAGTAGAATAAAAATAAATAGGAACTTTTGATGGAAGAAGCAAATCCCGTCGAACATCAACAACTTGTCCGGTTAATACGGAGATGTGATTTGCAAGAAGTGTAGAGGTATCGTTTGCAGTTGCCACATTACTATAATCAGCAAAAAGATTTAATCCAGTCATCAAAAAAGCGAACAACAACTGCCAATGCTTCATTTGAACCCCATTGCAAATAAAATAAACCTAGATAATTTAAAGATTTTGCAAAAGAAAATTCTTTATGAAAGACTGTTTCTGAAGAAATCAACCTCAAAAAAAACCGCTGACAAACTTCTATTTTTCTTATCTATAAAAATTAAGATCCAGTTAATTTTCAATATCCTCTTTTTGGAGTTTCTTTATGAATTTATTTGCATATTTAAAAAGATCCCCTCTATCTATGGAGGGGATCTTTTTAAATGGAAGGCGTATTATATGGGAATTGCTGAAAAAGGGGCTCTTTTGTAATAATCCTTGTATACCGGGAGTGATTCAAGAGTTGGAATTTTTAGAAGCCGGCTATAGCGCCGGTCGATCAGGCTGAAGGCCTTTTGACCCGAGCTGCTGCGCTATTGACAATAGGCAGAGGCGAGGTCAAATCGACCAAGCGGGGATGCCCGGCGACAAAAAAACAACTCTTAAGTCACGAGCGGTATAAGTACGACCAACCTTTATCTTTCAGGGATTATGCAATCATCACCCTATTCATCAAAAGAGATCCGCCGACAATTTATTCAATATTTTGAAAAAAAGGGTCATCTCCATCTCCCTTCTTCTCCCGTTTTTCCTCATGACGATCCGACGCTCCTTTTCACCAATGCGGGAATGAATCAATTTAAAGACATTTTTCTTGGGCGTACCAAGATGGATTATAAGCGCGCCGTCACCTCTCAAAAATGTATCCGTGTGGGCGGAAAGCACAATGACCTCGACAATGTGGGGCATACGAGCCGTCACATGACGTTTTTTGAAATGCTCGGCAATTTTTCCTTTGGGGATTATTTTAAAAAAGAGGCTATTCAATTCGCTTTTGACGTGACTACAGAGGTTTTTCAATTAGATATTGAAAAAATTTGGGTCACCATTTTTGAAGACGATGATGAAGCGTATGAGCTCTGGAAAGCTCATATGCCTGAGCAGCGCATTGTGCGCATGGGCGCCAAAGATAATTTCTGGATGATGGGTGAAGTGGGGCCTTGTGGGCCTTGTTCGGAACTCTATTTTGATCGCGGCGAAAAATACGGATCGGCAAAAAGTCCTGCAGATCCCGATGGCGACTTGCGCTATCTCGAATTTTGGAACCTCGTCTTCATGCAATTTAACCGCTCTGCCTCGGGCCATCAAGCCCCCCTCCCCAATCAATCGATCGACACCGGAGCCGGTCTGGAGCGGATCATGGCGCTTAAAATGGGTGTTGATAGCGTATTTGAGACGGATATTCTACAGGCTCTTATTCGGCAAATTGAGCACCAATCGGGGGAACAATATACTCCGGGGAGCCCCTTAGCTCCGGCTTTTCATGTCATAGCCGATCATCTCCGCGCCCTCTCTTTTGCCATTGCCGATGGCGTGCAACCCTCCAATTTAGATCGCGGCTATGTATTGCGCAAAATTTTGCGCAGGGCAACCCGTTATGCCAAGCGGCTCGGCTTTGATCGCCCCTTTCTCGCTGATCTCGTCCCCACTTTAATCACAACAATGGGGGATGATTTCCCCGAGCTGAAGCAATCCGAAAGCCGCATTGCCGAAATTTTAACGACCGAAGAGGAAAGTTTTTTGCGCACACTCAAGCGCGGCGGTAATATTTTAAATCAGATTATCGATAAAGCCACTTCAAGCAATGAAAAGCAAATTACCGGCGAAGAGGCTTTTAAGCTCAAGGACACTTACGGCTTCCCTTTAGAAGAGATTTTACTCATCGCTAAAGATACGGGACTTGAAGTCAATATTGAGGCCTTTGAGATGCTTGAGCATAAAGCAAAAGAGCTCTCGAAAAAGGCGCATGTCTCCCATCAGCAAATAGCAGAAAACAATCTCTTTGAAGTGTTCACTGCAAAGCATGGGACATCGACATTTGTTGGTTATCGCGATTTAAATTGCGAAGCGAGCATCATTGGCCTTGTACGCGATGGTCAATTCGTTGACAAACTCGAAGAAGGTCAACAAGGAGAAATGATTCTCGACACGACACCTTTCTATGCTGAAAAAGGAGGCCAAGTAGGAGATCAAGGGCTTTTATCGCATCATAAAGCCTGTTTTGAAGTGCGCCATTGCACCTCTCCTTTCCCCGGTGTTATTTCCCATAGCGGTGTTGTGACCAAAGGGGCTTTTATCGTCGGCGAACCCCTCGTTGCACAGGTGAATGAGAAGCGGCGCAAAGCGATTGCCGCTCACCACACGGCAACCCACTTACTCCATAAAGCTCTCTACGATCAACTCGGTGAGCACATTCGTCAATCAGGCTCTCTTGTTGAATCCAATCGTCTCCGCTTTGATTTCACTCACCACAAGGCGCTCACTCCCGACGAGATCCGCTCGCTTGAAATGGCTGTCAATCAGAAAATCAATGCCGATGCTTTAGTCACAACGCGTGAAATCAACTATGCCGATGCACAAAAAGACCCTTCGATTAAGCAATTTTTTGGGGACAAATACGGTGCGCAGGTACGTGTTGTCGAAATAGGCGATGGAGGGGGAAAAGAATTGTGCGGAGGAACCCATGTCGAGCACATTGGGCTCATCGGCCTTTTTTGTATTACAAAAGAGACGAGCATCGGAGCGGGGATTCGCCGCATTGAAGCCTGTGTCGGGGCGCCTGCCATTGACTTTATGTTTGAGCAAGAAGCCATTTTGGAGCGCCTCGCTAAGCAACTCGATACGCCCCTTCCTAAACTCGAAGTCAAATTCAACTCCCTTCTTGAAGAAATGGACCTCCTTAAATCAGAAATCAAACAACTCAAGAAAGAAAAAATCCATTCTCTCCTCTCAATGCTTTGCGAAAAAACCACTTTGATTCATAATACCCCCTATATCTTTGAGAAAGTTGAGATCGATCCCAAAGAATTGGGAACCATAGCCTCCCTTTTAATGGAAAAGACCCAAGCCGGTGCTATTTTTCTTGCTGCAGAAAGCGAAGGGCGTTGCCAACTTGTCCTCAAGCTCAATGCAGGGCTCGTAGAGCAAGGAGAAAAAGCAGGCGATATCATTAAAAAGGGTGCAATCCATGTAAAGGGCTCCGGAGGGGGCAAACCTGATATGGCGCAAGCCGGAGGACAAGAACCGGAAGGCATTCCCCTTGCAATTGAAGCGATCCATGACCACTTTAAAAACCGTTAAGCCGGTTCTATAATGACGCCCTATGTTAGAAGACATTTATAAAACACCCTTTTTTAATCTCGCTCTAGATGCTATCAAAACACACCCCTCTCTTCTTTTTGAGGGACTGTGGGATTGCCCTAAGGCACTTCTCCTCAGTTTTTTAAAACGGCAGCTCAAGTGCAATATCCTCGTAGTGAGCGGAGGAGAGCGCGAATCAAAACTGATCGAAGATCTCACCGGTATTAATGAAACCTGTATTGAATTTCCGGCATGGGAGGCACTTCCCGGCGATGAGATCCTTCCAAGCCTTGATATCGTCGGCGAAAGGATGGCGCAGCTCACCCATCTGCTGCAAGACAAGCAGCATTTAGTGATTACTACCCTGCAGGGTGCTCTGCAGAAAATCCCATCTAAAACCCTTTTGCAATCCCACTCCCTCTTTATTCAAGAAGGCGATGAGCTTTCTATA
This region of Simkaniaceae bacterium genomic DNA includes:
- the alaS gene encoding alanine--tRNA ligase, with the protein product MQSSPYSSKEIRRQFIQYFEKKGHLHLPSSPVFPHDDPTLLFTNAGMNQFKDIFLGRTKMDYKRAVTSQKCIRVGGKHNDLDNVGHTSRHMTFFEMLGNFSFGDYFKKEAIQFAFDVTTEVFQLDIEKIWVTIFEDDDEAYELWKAHMPEQRIVRMGAKDNFWMMGEVGPCGPCSELYFDRGEKYGSAKSPADPDGDLRYLEFWNLVFMQFNRSASGHQAPLPNQSIDTGAGLERIMALKMGVDSVFETDILQALIRQIEHQSGEQYTPGSPLAPAFHVIADHLRALSFAIADGVQPSNLDRGYVLRKILRRATRYAKRLGFDRPFLADLVPTLITTMGDDFPELKQSESRIAEILTTEEESFLRTLKRGGNILNQIIDKATSSNEKQITGEEAFKLKDTYGFPLEEILLIAKDTGLEVNIEAFEMLEHKAKELSKKAHVSHQQIAENNLFEVFTAKHGTSTFVGYRDLNCEASIIGLVRDGQFVDKLEEGQQGEMILDTTPFYAEKGGQVGDQGLLSHHKACFEVRHCTSPFPGVISHSGVVTKGAFIVGEPLVAQVNEKRRKAIAAHHTATHLLHKALYDQLGEHIRQSGSLVESNRLRFDFTHHKALTPDEIRSLEMAVNQKINADALVTTREINYADAQKDPSIKQFFGDKYGAQVRVVEIGDGGGKELCGGTHVEHIGLIGLFCITKETSIGAGIRRIEACVGAPAIDFMFEQEAILERLAKQLDTPLPKLEVKFNSLLEEMDLLKSEIKQLKKEKIHSLLSMLCEKTTLIHNTPYIFEKVEIDPKELGTIASLLMEKTQAGAIFLAAESEGRCQLVLKLNAGLVEQGEKAGDIIKKGAIHVKGSGGGKPDMAQAGGQEPEGIPLAIEAIHDHFKNR